CGAAGAGGACGCCAATGACCCGAAGAAAAACGAAAGCCACACAGACGATCAACAAAACCAGGAAAGCCTTGGTCCAGAGCCGCGGAAACTTTTGCCCGATCTTCTGAAACGGCAATAACAGGATCAGCCCGAGCAAAATCTCAAGACCCGCTCTCACCCGAAAAAACCACGGAGGATCAAAGGGGGGCGAGTTCAGATCGCGAATCGCCCCGAAGAGAAGAATCCCCACCAACGGGATCGCGAGCCAGCGGAGCCAGCGCAGGATCTTCAGTTTGGTGTCCGCCCCTTGGCTCTCGTCATTCATCCAAGGATCAGATGGCGTTCGCAGTGCCTTGATCCTGGGAAGGCTCGGACGATTCAGAAGTTCCCGTTTCGTTCGATGATTCAGAATTTTCAGTGGATTCCGCGGCCGCGTCTGCAGATCCTTCGCCACTATCTTCTTCCTGAGCCTCAGTCGCCTCGCCTGTCGCTTCAGCTTCCGGGGCGGCCGATACTGTTTCCAGAGGTGCCAATGCCAGGAGCTCATCCGCTGTCCAAGGAGAACCGCGTCCACCGTGCAAGGAACGGGCCTCGGCAACTTGCTCCTCGGAGATCGGTTCTGCTTGGTTACCCCAAGCCTGACGAACATACGTCAGCACGGCGCCGATATCACGGTCGCTCAAAAGATCGCCAAAGGCTGGCATCACATTCCCGTCATATACGTTCCCCTTGACCTCGATCGGACCACTCAAGCCGTTCAGCAAGATGGAAGCAGGGATCACACGGGTGTCGGTGACCCAGGATGAACCTGCCAACGGAGGATAAGTGCCCGGCAGGCCTTCCCCATTCGACTGGTGGCACTGGGCACATTTTTGCGAAAATACCCGCTCTCCCCGTGCAATCGGGTCAAACGCTGGCTTCGAAGAGGCTTGTGCTGCCGTAGCCGGATCATAATTCGGATCGTAAACGAACGCACTGAATCCAGCGGAGTGCTTCCCAAGATACAGTCCGGAGATGAAA
This portion of the Puniceicoccus vermicola genome encodes:
- a CDS encoding c-type cytochrome; the encoded protein is MEDLPSPLSNHPRSDQSPLSDPEVQKVHAQLMREKEEPQEGFPPLPIALLFLFAIVVFISGLYLGKHSAGFSAFVYDPNYDPATAAQASSKPAFDPIARGERVFSQKCAQCHQSNGEGLPGTYPPLAGSSWVTDTRVIPASILLNGLSGPIEVKGNVYDGNVMPAFGDLLSDRDIGAVLTYVRQAWGNQAEPISEEQVAEARSLHGGRGSPWTADELLALAPLETVSAAPEAEATGEATEAQEEDSGEGSADAAAESTENSESSNETGTSESSEPSQDQGTANAI